From a region of the Vidua macroura isolate BioBank_ID:100142 chromosome 3, ASM2450914v1, whole genome shotgun sequence genome:
- the DYNC2LI1 gene encoding cytoplasmic dynein 2 light intermediate chain 1 isoform X3 produces MPKASDTLWDLAIAEVEKRENPDDDDVKPGEVWEKSILFMGNKNGGKTTIILRCLEREDSPKPTLALEYTFGRRSRRHNTPKDVAHFWELGGGTSLVELIRIPITSYNIRSFAVVLVLDLSKPNELWTTMENLLQVTRNHVNKILTKLKKTNPEVAAEIKQRTWNNLQRDHPDSALVDPFPIPLVIIGSKYDIFHEFDSEMRKIISKTLRFVSHYYGASLVFTSKSEALLLKARALINHLAFGYDKSKSVSVDPSKPLFIPAGLDSMSQIGPPPASDSDLGKLRANTPLELWKKVFEKTFPPKRFCDLKDTKDPAQDSQYAEYEVDVMRAQKNQELEQYKRNASKSWKEMDFDSD; encoded by the exons ATGCCCAAGGCCAG TGATACTTTATGGGATCTTGCTATAGCTGAagtggagaagagagaaaatcctgatgatgatgatgtcaAGCCAGGGGAAGTTTGGGAAAAATCAATATTATTTATGGGAAACAAAAATGGG gGAAAGACCACTATCATACTGAGATGCCTTGAGAG GGAAGATTCTCCAAAGCCAACATTAGCCTTGGAATATACTTTTGGAAGAAGATCAAGGAGACACAATACA CCTAAAGATGTAGCTCATTTTTGGGAATTAGGTGGTGGAACCTCATTAGTGGAACTCATTCGAATACCAATCACTAGCTACAACATAAG GTCATTTGCTGTAGTTCTGGTATTGGATCTCTCCAAACCTAATGAACTCTGGACTACTATGGAGAACCTTCTGCAGGTCACCAGGAACCACGTGAACAAAATTTTAACCAAACTAAAAAAGACAAACCCTGAAGTAGCTGCTGAAATTAAACAGAGAACGTGGAACAATCTGCAGAGGGATCACCCT GACAGTGCATTAGTTGACCCTTTTCCAATACCCTTGGTGATAATTGGAAGCAAATACGATATTTTTCAT GAGTTTGActctgaaatgaggaaaataataaGCAAGACACTTCGATTTGTTTCACACTATTATGGAGCATCATTAGTG TTTACCAGTAAATCTGAGGCTCTCCTGCTGAAAGCCCGTGCTCTTATTAATCACTTGGCATTTGGCTACGATAAAAG caAATCTGTATCAGTGGATCCCAGCAAACCTCTCTTTATACCAGCAGGCCTGGATTCCATGAGCCAAATAG GACCACCACCCGCCTCTGACAGTGATCTTGGAAAGTTGCGTGCTAACACGCCTTTGGAACTATGGAAAAAAGTATTTGAGAAAACATTTCCTCCCAAG CGTTTCTGTGATTTAAAAGATACCAAGGACCCTGCACAGGATAGTCAATATGCTGAGTATGAAGTTGATGTCATGAGAGCTCAGAAAAACCAG
- the DYNC2LI1 gene encoding cytoplasmic dynein 2 light intermediate chain 1 isoform X2, whose product MGSLVALSAASRHTERSDTLWDLAIAEVEKRENPDDDDVKPGEVWEKSILFMGNKNGGKTTIILRCLEREDSPKPTLALEYTFGRRSRRHNTPKDVAHFWELGGGTSLVELIRIPITSYNIRSFAVVLVLDLSKPNELWTTMENLLQVTRNHVNKILTKLKKTNPEVAAEIKQRTWNNLQRDHPDSALVDPFPIPLVIIGSKYDIFHEFDSEMRKIISKTLRFVSHYYGASLVFTSKSEALLLKARALINHLAFGYDKSKSVSVDPSKPLFIPAGLDSMSQIGPPPASDSDLGKLRANTPLELWKKVFEKTFPPKRFCDLKDTKDPAQDSQYAEYEVDVMRAQKNQELEQYKRNASKSWKEMDFDSD is encoded by the exons ATGGGGAGCCTCGTTGCCCTCTCAGCAGCTTCCCGGCACACCGAGCGCAG TGATACTTTATGGGATCTTGCTATAGCTGAagtggagaagagagaaaatcctgatgatgatgatgtcaAGCCAGGGGAAGTTTGGGAAAAATCAATATTATTTATGGGAAACAAAAATGGG gGAAAGACCACTATCATACTGAGATGCCTTGAGAG GGAAGATTCTCCAAAGCCAACATTAGCCTTGGAATATACTTTTGGAAGAAGATCAAGGAGACACAATACA CCTAAAGATGTAGCTCATTTTTGGGAATTAGGTGGTGGAACCTCATTAGTGGAACTCATTCGAATACCAATCACTAGCTACAACATAAG GTCATTTGCTGTAGTTCTGGTATTGGATCTCTCCAAACCTAATGAACTCTGGACTACTATGGAGAACCTTCTGCAGGTCACCAGGAACCACGTGAACAAAATTTTAACCAAACTAAAAAAGACAAACCCTGAAGTAGCTGCTGAAATTAAACAGAGAACGTGGAACAATCTGCAGAGGGATCACCCT GACAGTGCATTAGTTGACCCTTTTCCAATACCCTTGGTGATAATTGGAAGCAAATACGATATTTTTCAT GAGTTTGActctgaaatgaggaaaataataaGCAAGACACTTCGATTTGTTTCACACTATTATGGAGCATCATTAGTG TTTACCAGTAAATCTGAGGCTCTCCTGCTGAAAGCCCGTGCTCTTATTAATCACTTGGCATTTGGCTACGATAAAAG caAATCTGTATCAGTGGATCCCAGCAAACCTCTCTTTATACCAGCAGGCCTGGATTCCATGAGCCAAATAG GACCACCACCCGCCTCTGACAGTGATCTTGGAAAGTTGCGTGCTAACACGCCTTTGGAACTATGGAAAAAAGTATTTGAGAAAACATTTCCTCCCAAG CGTTTCTGTGATTTAAAAGATACCAAGGACCCTGCACAGGATAGTCAATATGCTGAGTATGAAGTTGATGTCATGAGAGCTCAGAAAAACCAG
- the DYNC2LI1 gene encoding cytoplasmic dynein 2 light intermediate chain 1 isoform X1, whose protein sequence is MSLQLVWLEVLRQAESSDTLWDLAIAEVEKRENPDDDDVKPGEVWEKSILFMGNKNGGKTTIILRCLEREDSPKPTLALEYTFGRRSRRHNTPKDVAHFWELGGGTSLVELIRIPITSYNIRSFAVVLVLDLSKPNELWTTMENLLQVTRNHVNKILTKLKKTNPEVAAEIKQRTWNNLQRDHPDSALVDPFPIPLVIIGSKYDIFHEFDSEMRKIISKTLRFVSHYYGASLVFTSKSEALLLKARALINHLAFGYDKSKSVSVDPSKPLFIPAGLDSMSQIGPPPASDSDLGKLRANTPLELWKKVFEKTFPPKRFCDLKDTKDPAQDSQYAEYEVDVMRAQKNQELEQYKRNASKSWKEMDFDSD, encoded by the exons ATGTCACTTCAGCTGGTTTGGTTAGAAGTACTTCGACAAGCAGAGAGCAG TGATACTTTATGGGATCTTGCTATAGCTGAagtggagaagagagaaaatcctgatgatgatgatgtcaAGCCAGGGGAAGTTTGGGAAAAATCAATATTATTTATGGGAAACAAAAATGGG gGAAAGACCACTATCATACTGAGATGCCTTGAGAG GGAAGATTCTCCAAAGCCAACATTAGCCTTGGAATATACTTTTGGAAGAAGATCAAGGAGACACAATACA CCTAAAGATGTAGCTCATTTTTGGGAATTAGGTGGTGGAACCTCATTAGTGGAACTCATTCGAATACCAATCACTAGCTACAACATAAG GTCATTTGCTGTAGTTCTGGTATTGGATCTCTCCAAACCTAATGAACTCTGGACTACTATGGAGAACCTTCTGCAGGTCACCAGGAACCACGTGAACAAAATTTTAACCAAACTAAAAAAGACAAACCCTGAAGTAGCTGCTGAAATTAAACAGAGAACGTGGAACAATCTGCAGAGGGATCACCCT GACAGTGCATTAGTTGACCCTTTTCCAATACCCTTGGTGATAATTGGAAGCAAATACGATATTTTTCAT GAGTTTGActctgaaatgaggaaaataataaGCAAGACACTTCGATTTGTTTCACACTATTATGGAGCATCATTAGTG TTTACCAGTAAATCTGAGGCTCTCCTGCTGAAAGCCCGTGCTCTTATTAATCACTTGGCATTTGGCTACGATAAAAG caAATCTGTATCAGTGGATCCCAGCAAACCTCTCTTTATACCAGCAGGCCTGGATTCCATGAGCCAAATAG GACCACCACCCGCCTCTGACAGTGATCTTGGAAAGTTGCGTGCTAACACGCCTTTGGAACTATGGAAAAAAGTATTTGAGAAAACATTTCCTCCCAAG CGTTTCTGTGATTTAAAAGATACCAAGGACCCTGCACAGGATAGTCAATATGCTGAGTATGAAGTTGATGTCATGAGAGCTCAGAAAAACCAG